Part of the Paenibacillus sp. YPG26 genome, GACTCTCTGCAGCCGCAGCGCGTTCAGCACGACGGAGACTGAGCTTAGCGCCATAGCGGCACCTGCGAGCCATGGGGCCAGGAAGCCTAGCGCTGCAACCGGAATTCCGATCACATTGTAAGCCAGTGCCCAGAACAGGTTCTGCTTAATGTTCAGCATGGTCTTTCTGCTCATGGAGATGGCATCCGGGATGCTGTTCAAATCCCCGCGCATCAAGGTTACATCCGCCGCCTCCATAGCCACATCGGTCCCCGTGCCCATCGCCATTCCAATATCTGCGGTGGCGAGAGCCGGCGCATCATTAATGCCATCTCCAACCATGGCCACCTTGCGTCCACCCTCTTGAAGCTTCTTCACTTCGGCAGCCTTGCCCTCAGGCAGGACTTCAGCAAGCACACGATCAATTCCCACCTGGGCGGCAATCGCCTTCGCTGTACGCTCGTTATCTCCTGTGATCATCACAACTTCGATGCCCAGTTTCTTCATTCTTGCAACAGCTTCGCCAGAAGTCTCCTTAATCGTATCCGCAACCGCCACCATGGCAGCGTACTGGCCATTCACAGCCACCAGCATCGCTGTCTTGCCTGCCTCCTCCAGCTCATTCATCTGTGCATAAGCAGCTTCAGCAGCAACCTGATGCTTGTTCATCAGCTTGCGGGTCCCGATCAGCAGCTCCTGACCTTGTACAGTGGCACGTATGCCGTATCCAGGAATCGCTTCGAATTGCTCTGTATTCGGGAGATCGATACCTTTCCGGCGGATTCCCTCCACTATCGCTTCTGCAAGAGGATGCTCTGAGTTCTTCTCGGCTGCTCCGATCCATGCGAGCAGATCAGTCTCCGAATAGCTGTGATCCGCGACAAGTACATCGGTAAGTTCAGGTGTCCCTTTGGTCACTGTACCTGTTTTGTCGAGAATGATCGCACTGATCTTGTGGGTAGCCTCAAGGTGCTCTCCGCCTTTAAATAAAATTCCCAGTTCAGCAGCCCGGCCCGATCCTGCCATGATGGAGGTCGGTGTAGCCAGACCAAGCGCACAAGGGCAGGCAATGACAAGCACGGCGATCGCCTTCTCAAGCGCACTTGAGAAATTGCCCGGCTCTACGGCGAAGTACCATACAAGAAATGTAATTACTGCAATGCCGATAACAATAGGAACGAAGATTCCCGAGATCACATCAGCCACACGCTGGATGGGAGCCTTCGAGCCCTGAGCCTCTTCAACAACACGGATAATTTGAGATAATGCGGTCTCTCTGCCGACCTTGGTTGCACGGATTCTAAGCATCCCGTTCTTATTGATCGTAGCCCCGAACACCTGACTGTCCGCGCTCTTCTCTACCGGAAGACTCTCCCCCGTGAGCATCGACTCATCCACCGAGGATATGCCCTCAGTAACTACACCATCTACAGGGATCTTCTCCCCGGGTCTTACAATAACAAGATCACCAGCCACCACCTGCTCGATTGGCACCGAGATCTCCTGATCTCCGCGAACCACCAGCGCCGTCTTGGCCTGCAGGCCCATCAATGTCTTGATGGCTTCCGAAGATCTGCCCTTCGCAAGAGCTTCGAACAGCTTGCCGAGCAGAATCAGAGTGATCAGCACACTGCTGGTCTCGTAATACAGTTCTACGCCGCCGTGTCCATGCGAATTAAGACTCTCAATCGACAGATACAGACTGTAAAAGAAAGCAGCTGAAGTTCCGAGCGCAACCAGCACATCC contains:
- a CDS encoding heavy metal translocating P-type ATPase, with the protein product MDKLKQSGQEQAVLQITGMTCAACAGRIEKGLGRMEGVSEANVNFTLEKASVTYNPAVVNPEALEKKIEALGYGTVKETADFQIGGMTCAACATRIEKGLNKLGGVSRASVNLALETAQVEFSPGEVTVEEIIQKVEKLGYTAALKTEKQEAGDHRKKEIVRQRRKLIISAILSFPLLWAMVGHFSFTSFIWVPELFMNPWFQLVLAAPVQLIIGAQFYKGAYKALRNGSANMDVLVALGTSAAFFYSLYLSIESLNSHGHGGVELYYETSSVLITLILLGKLFEALAKGRSSEAIKTLMGLQAKTALVVRGDQEISVPIEQVVAGDLVIVRPGEKIPVDGVVTEGISSVDESMLTGESLPVEKSADSQVFGATINKNGMLRIRATKVGRETALSQIIRVVEEAQGSKAPIQRVADVISGIFVPIVIGIAVITFLVWYFAVEPGNFSSALEKAIAVLVIACPCALGLATPTSIMAGSGRAAELGILFKGGEHLEATHKISAIILDKTGTVTKGTPELTDVLVADHSYSETDLLAWIGAAEKNSEHPLAEAIVEGIRRKGIDLPNTEQFEAIPGYGIRATVQGQELLIGTRKLMNKHQVAAEAAYAQMNELEEAGKTAMLVAVNGQYAAMVAVADTIKETSGEAVARMKKLGIEVVMITGDNERTAKAIAAQVGIDRVLAEVLPEGKAAEVKKLQEGGRKVAMVGDGINDAPALATADIGMAMGTGTDVAMEAADVTLMRGDLNSIPDAISMSRKTMLNIKQNLFWALAYNVIGIPVAALGFLAPWLAGAAMALSSVSVVLNALRLQRVKL